A genomic region of Anaerolineae bacterium contains the following coding sequences:
- the nfi gene encoding deoxyribonuclease V — translation MPAIANPNLHPWNLNPDDAVTLQIALASRLRTQAGPALADIRTVAGVDVSVRDEVSRAAIVVLRFPALTILEVSQAQAPTPFPYIPGLLSFREGQVILAAYERLTVTPDILIFDGQGQAHPRRLGIAAHIGLWLERPTVGCAKSRLTGFHREPGQKRGDFVPLLNTQREVIGAVLRTRTRVKPVYVSPGHLCDLHSAVQIVLACTTRYRLPEPIRAAHAAAGLDQQTRHK, via the coding sequence ATGCCAGCAATCGCTAACCCCAATCTTCACCCCTGGAATCTGAATCCTGATGACGCCGTGACACTGCAGATAGCGCTCGCCAGTCGCCTGCGGACTCAGGCCGGGCCTGCACTGGCTGATATCCGTACCGTAGCCGGTGTTGATGTGAGCGTCCGGGATGAAGTGTCCCGTGCTGCCATCGTGGTGCTCCGCTTCCCGGCGCTCACCATCCTCGAAGTCAGCCAGGCTCAGGCTCCAACTCCTTTCCCCTACATTCCCGGTTTGCTCAGCTTTCGGGAGGGTCAGGTGATCCTGGCGGCCTACGAACGCCTGACCGTCACGCCGGACATCCTGATCTTTGACGGCCAGGGCCAGGCGCATCCCCGGCGGCTTGGCATTGCAGCGCATATCGGCCTCTGGCTGGAACGTCCAACTGTCGGTTGCGCCAAATCCCGTCTGACGGGCTTTCATCGTGAGCCGGGCCAAAAACGGGGAGATTTCGTGCCTTTACTGAACACGCAGAGAGAAGTGATCGGCGCTGTCCTGCGGACACGAACACGGGTCAAGCCGGTTTACGTTTCACCCGGCCACCTGTGCGACTTGCATTCAGCCGTGCAGATCGTGCTTGCCTGTACTACCCGCTACCGCCTGCCGGAGCCGATCCGAGCAGCTCATGCTGCCGCTGGCTTAGACCAGCAGACGCGGCACAAATAG